CACCCCGCAAGGGAGTAAGGCAGGAGAAAAGGAGCCTGTATCTGTCGTTCTCACTCCTACGCCTGATTCTAATGCAAATGTGACCACCCCTCCTGACAAAGCGAAAACGATCGAATCAAAGCCGGTTGAACCGACGGTGAAGCCGACAACAAGCGCACAGACAGCAGCTGTGAGCCCAGTTCCAGCCAAAACTTCGACTGGTACAACTGTAAGCAAGACAAACCAGATCACGAGTACTTCTCCTATCACAGTTGTTACACCGGGAAAACCAGCTTCAACACCACCTGTAACAAAATCAAAGATCGTCAAGCATGTGGTGAAGAAGGGGGAAACGTTGTTTATGCTGTCCCGAAAGTACTATGGAAATAACTCGAACGTAAGACGAATCGCAAAATACAACGGGCTTCATTCAGAAGCAGGGCTCGTCGAAGGAAGAGTTGTTTTGGTTCCACTCGTTCAGTAATGAGATCGTGCTCCACTGGTCATGCTATCGGGAAAAGGATAAGCAGGTGGATGCAAGTGGAGTATGATACAGTCATTGTCGGCGGCGGGATTGCAGGGCTTCAAACTGCCATTCAACTTGCAAGATGCCTTCGACGCGTTGCAGTCATTGACATGCCAGGTGGTCGATCAACAATCGCCAAAGCCTACCGAAATATCCTCGGATTTTCGGAAGGGGTTAGTGGCGATTTTTTGCGTCATGCAGGCAAGGAGCAAGCACAAAAATACGGAGCAATTTTGATAACAGATGAGGTAACCAAGCTTTCTACCGACCCAAGCGGCTTATTTTCGATAGGTACAAAAAGTGGCATACATACACTTACTTCGCGAACGCTGGTTTTGGCAACCGGCATGCGTGATCCGTTCCCAGCCATCCCTAGCTTCTCCGATTGTGTAGGGATATCGATTTTCTTGTGTCCCGACTGTGACGGCTATGAAACAGTTGACAAAGCCACGGCAATCATTGGAGCGGGCCCACACGCTGTTTCGATAGCGGACGAACTTATTTATTATACCAACAGGTTAACAGTCATTAACCATGCAGAAATGCAGGTGGATACGCAGACTGTCTCTGAACTGAGCAAACGAGGGATCATGTATCGGGAGGAAAAAGTATATGCTCTTCATCATACGGCGGGGCAATTGCAAGAAATCGAGCTCTCTTCAGGTGAACGGTTGTCTGTAGAAAGAGCATTTCTTGCTTTTCCTGGTGCGCATGCTTTGACAGAGCTTTTACGTGGTTTTTCCGTGCAAATTCATGAAAAGGGCCACATCCAAACGAACCCGCGAACAAAAGAAACGGATCATCCCAACATCTGGGCTGTTGGCGATATCAATGAGCATTCTCAGCAAGTGTCGATTGCCATGGGAGATGGGACACAGGCTGCCATTTGGATTCAAAAGCGGCTGCGTGAATTGGAGAGGTAAAAAAACGCCTGATTCTGGGCGTTTTTTCATGTACAAACCTTTATGAACGAGAAGGAACCCGAACTAGCAGAACCAAATATAAATACAGAAGAAGAGCAATGAAGGGGAACTTTTCCTGGGAAAGCGCAGGAAGTGACAGACAACAACAAAGTTTCTTTTTTCATGAGTGGATTCGACATCGGCAGGCGAGTGCTGCGTAGGTGTCATGGTAGCTTTGTTCCAGTAACTAAATGTGATATGATAGGACTACCCCGTATTTTCCAGTCCATCAAAAAATGGATGAATGCCAACAGGTATTCGCCGGAGAATGTGGAGAACTCTTACAGGCTTACCATCATATTTTGTAGTACGACTGGATGGCGAGGAGGGACAGTCATGCGTGTTGAACGCCTTGGTCAAGATAAAATACGAATCTTTTTAACCTTTGACGACCTCTCAGAGCGCGGGATAGAAAAAGAAGACATGTGGCGTGACATTCCTAAAGTTCATGAACTGTTCAACGACATGATGGAACAGGCTTATCACGAATTAGGGTTTGAGGTATCAGGGCCTGTTGCAGTTGAAGTGTTCGCCTTGCCAGCTCAGGGAATGGTCGTAATCGTAACGCGTGGCAAGACGGGCTCAAAGGACGGAAAAGAGGAAGAATTCGAAGACGAGGATGTATACGAGCTAGAGGTAACATTGGAAGAAAGCGATTTGATCATGTATGCCTTCCGGGACTTTGAGCATATGGTTGAAGCCGCCCACCGCATTAACGCCCTTTTGACCAATGGCGGGGCTGCCTACTTCTACCAGGGGAAATATCATCTGGTGCTGGAGGAAGTCGACTTGGATCAGGAGCGTTATCACAAGCTAATTGCGATCCTCTCTGAGTACGGAGAAGCGACGCCGATAACGATTTATGTGTTGGAAGAATACGGGAAAGTGATCGTTGCCGACGATGCTGTAAAAGAAATATGCAGGCATTTCACGTAATCAAAAAAGAAATGTCTGGGAATATAAAACAGCACCTAGTCAACCAACTAGGTGCTGTTGCTGTCTGTATCGATTATGCTAGGCCGTCAAAAAAATCAGCCTCTTTACCTTGAAGGGTATAGTTCGGAAGGCTGTGCCAAGCCAAGATGTAATGATTGTTTGGCGGAACTGAATCGTGCTCGCCTTTTGTTACACCTGGAAACACGCGCTCTACTGATAAGTGCTGTGTTCTGTGTGCCCGCAAGGCATCAGCTACTTTCGGCATATATTCAGGTGCGTGAATGATCGTCGTAATGCTCTCGATTGGATCTGTATAGGGTGGCTTCATCGTACCAAATCCTTCGTCGGATGAGCGAGTCGCATAATAAAGCTTTCGCACACTTGTTTCTGGGCCTAAAGAAAGGACAGCCTGGGTGGTAGCATGACTAATTGCTAAGTGGTCAGGATGTCCGGAGATGCCATGCGGTGCAAACGTGACGACGATTTCCGGTTGGATCTGGTGAATAGCCTGGTGGATACGAGTAACGAGCTCATCTACGGGCACTGTGTTTAAGAACTTATCCTGATATTCCCAGACGTCTACCTGATCGAATCCAAGTATGGCACAAGCGTCGCGAAGCTCCTGCTCGCGAAAGTGGGGGAGTTCTTCCGGTGTGCATAATGGTGGTTCGCCAGCTTTTCCTGCTTGCCCTTTTGTTGCGCATAATAGATGTGTGCTGGCCATTTTGGTCTCACTATATTTGGAAATGGAAATCCCACAAGCAAACGTTTCGTCATCGGGATGGGCAAAAATAAACAAAATAGACTTTTTTTTCATAAAAACACCTCCATGAATAAACTTCCACATTACCTTTTCCATTATGGCATAAATTCACTAATCCTGTAATGAAAGAAACAAGTTTGGGGACAATAGAAGCATGGCTGGACGTGCATTTGAAGCTACTTGTACAAAACGGCGTCTGTAAAAGCGATTTCAAAATGGTTGGTAAATAATTGAATGATTATGCAAAACAAGGCACGAAAACGTTTTCGAAATGGAAAAAAAACATTTTTAAGCTTCTCATAAATGATACAAGCGTGTATACTAAAGGCGGCATTGACCGAAAACATTTTTGAGGTGGTAAGTAATGGGTAATCAAGACGTGGTAACCGAAAGCACCGAAGGGAAAGAAAAGCAAGAATCATTGAACTTGCTCCATTCAACTCAAACGGTGATCAAGGAAGCACTGGAGAAACTAGGTTACCAAGAATCGATGTTTGAACTCTTGAAGGAACCGCTACGCGTTTTGACTGTACGTATTCCGGTTCGCATGGATAATGGCGAAGTAAAGGTATTTACGGGCTATCGTGCACAGCACAACGATGCAGTAGGTCCGACCAAGGGGGGCATTCGTTTCCACCCGGAAGTTACTGAGGATGAAGTTAAAGCACTTTCTATCTGGATGAGCCTCAAAGCAGGTATCGTCGATCTGCCGTATGGCGGTGGTAAAGGCGGTATCATTTGCGACCCGCGTGAAATGTCCTTCCGCGAACTGGAAAGACTGAGCCGCGGTTACGTTCGCGCAATCAGCCAACTTGTGGGCCCTACTAAAGATATTCCGGCTCCGGACGTCTTTACGAACTCACAGATCATGGCGTGGATGATGGACGAATATAGCCGTATCCGTGAATTTGACTCGCCTGGTTTCATTACGGGTAAACCAATTGCGCTGGGTGGTTCCCATGGCCGCGAAACAGCTACTGCAAAAGGTGTAACCATTTGCATCCGTGAAGCAGCAAAGCGTCGTAACATCGATGTAAAAGGTGCTCGCGTAGTTGTACAAGGCTTTGGTAACGCTGGTAGTTACTTGGCAAAATTCATGCATGATGCAGGCGCTAAAGTCGTAGGTATCTCTGATGCATACGGTGCGCTGCATGATCCAAACGGTTTGGATATCGACTACTTGTTGGATCGTCGTGATTCCTTTGGTACAGTTACAAAACTGTTCAACAACACGATTACCAACAAAGAGCTTCTTGAACTGGAATGCGACATTTTGGTTCCGGCAGCAATCGAAAACCAAATCACAGCTGCAAACGCTCACAACATCAAGGCGTCAATCGTAGTAGAAGCGGCAAATGGCCCAACTACTTTGGAAGCAACTAAGATTTTGACTGAGCGTGGAATTCTTCTGGTTCCAGACGTACTTGCTAGTGCTGGTGGTGTGACTGTTTCCTACTTCGAGTGGGTACAAAACAACCAAGGCTACTACTGGTCTGAAGAAGAAGTAGAAGAGAAGTTGGAAAAAGTAATGGTTCGTTCGTTTGAAAATGTATACTCCATGTCTCAAACTCGCCGCATTGACATGCGTCTGTCTGCTTACATGGTTGGTGCCCGCAAGATGGCTGAGGCTTCTCGCTTCCGCGGTTGGGTATAATTCTTCAAACAACCCTCCATATATTGAGAAAACATGGCTCCGCCGTTTTGGCGGGGCCTTTTTTATTGCGTGTGGCTGTAGTGGAGAGAAGAATATTTCCAGGCTAGGCTCCGGGCTTCGTCCTGCTGAGGGATGAGACTGTCCGCTCCGAAGGGATTCGCGGGGAAACGCAAAAGTGGTAGCCGCTACGTCGCGAGGGCACGGTTGCGTTTCTTTTGCCCGCAAATCCCTTCTCCGCTTGGTAGGACTTCACAAGTCGCTACGCCTGGAAATATTCTTCTCTAGCGTAACAGGTAACACTCCTCAATCTTTTAAGGCATTTAAAACCTGTCTAAAACGGTAAGCTCGTAGAGGAAACAGGAGAAAAAAGCGAAGATATTAGGGACACCGACCGAGACGCAATGCAAAAAGCGAAACACGCTCTTAAGCGTCCACCTCTGAAACACATCCTGAAGGGACAACTTTGGACGCGGTTTCGCTTTTTACATGGAGTCGTACAGTCAATCCCCCAGCGGGTGACCCTAGAATCTGAGCGTTTTCTCCTGTTTCCTCCCCACCACAACAGCACCGAACAACATGTTTCCAAAGACAAAAAACCTCCTGAAAAACCAGGAGGCTTACGTCGTATGATTTACTGGTCGAACAACAGCTGCAGCTCTTTGAAAGTCCGTGTTTTTTGCAGCGTTACAATTAGCTTGAGACGAGCCTTTTGCCCATTTAAGCCATTGGAGAAGATGATGCCCATCTCTTTTAGCTTGCGGCCTCCACCTTCATAGTCATAGATATCCTGCACCTGGCCATTGTAGCAGCGAGAGACGAGGACGATCGGTACGCCTTTGTCCAGTAATTGCTGCAGGGTAGGGATGATAGCGGGTGGAAGATTTCCCAATCCAAACGCCTCTACCACGAGTCCATCAATTTGCTGCTCCAATAAAAACTGTAGCCAAGAAGGCTCCATGCCAGCAACTGCCTTGATCAACGGGACATTCGCATCAGCATGGGTAATGGCATAATGCTCGCGATCCAATGGAGCGTGGTGGTATTGCACGCTTTTTTTCGCAATGGTTCCAATCGGTCCGTATTGTGGCGACTGGAAGGTAGCGACATTGCTCGTGTGTGTTTTCGTTACGTGACGTGCCGCGTGAATTTCGTCATTAAAAACAACGATAACCCCTTTGTTCAAACTGTCGGAATCTGCAGCTACACGAACGGAAGAAATGAGATTGACTGGCCCGTCAGCTCCGAGCTCATTACTGCTGCGCATGGCGCCGGTTACGACAATCGGGACGTTGACCGACAAAGTCAGATCCAGGAAGTATGCGGTCTCCTCCAACGTATCAGTCCCATGGGTAATGACGATGCCATCATAATGATCTTGTTCAAAGGCTTCCTCAATATCGAGACGCAGCTGATTCATGATCGCAGGAGTCATATGAGGGCTAGGTAGGTTGAGTACATTTTTCATGGTGACATCCGCGTGTTTTTCTAAAAAAGGAAGGATTTTGTTGACTGCTTGATCATCCAATGGCTTTACGCCTTCTGAGTCATCGACAGACATGGCAATTGTACCGCCTGTGTTCACTACCAAAATTTTTTTTGACATGATCTCTCTCCTGTAGCGGGTTTTCATCAACCATTATTCATGGTACGATGAATGATAGTATTGTGTAAAGGAGTAATAAAAGATGATTGCTTTGATCGGCGCGGCAGTTGCCCCCGGTATCGCCATCTTAAGTTACTTTTACCTGCGTGACAGTCTCGAACCGGAGCCGATTTCAATGGTCATCCGGTCGTTTATCTTTGGTATGCTGCTGGTCGTACCGATTATGGTACTACAGTACATCATGCAGAATGAATGGAACTGGCGGGATGGCATTGTCGCGGAAGTTTTCCAATCCGCTGTCGTGGAAGAATTTTTTAAATGGATGGTCATCTACTTTACGGTTTATAAACATTTCGAATTTGATGAGCCATACGATGGAATTGTTTATGCGGTTGCGGTGTCACTTGGTTTTGCTACGTTGGAGAATTTGTTTTACCTCATTATCAATGGAACAGATATCGCCATCTGGCGTGCCTTTCTGCCGGTATCCAGCCATGCGCTGTTTGCGGTGTGGATGGGCTATTATCTCGGACGGGCCAAGTTTTCCAAGGACGCCAAACATGAACGGCTTTTTTTATGGATGTCGATTACCTTGCCGATCGGCTTGCATGCTTTGTACAACTTGATTTTTTTGGCGGTCCAAAACTGGTTGGTAGTGATTGTGCCATTCATGCTTGTATTGTGGTGGCAGGGCTTAAAAAAGGTACAAAGAGCACACGATTTCGGTTCTAAAAATCTCTCTTCACGTCCACAATAGACGGTAAGGAGGAGACGTACGTGCTAAAAACCGATCGAGCAAAAGTGACAATTCAATGCAATGTATGTGGAGAAAAGTTTACACTGCGTGGTCATCGAGAACCTGGAGGGCAAATAGAAACAGGGTTCAAGCAGTGCCTTTGTGATAACGACAAGCATTTTCGGATTGATGAGTCCTGATCTTTTCCATCCCAACTAAAAAAGTGTGACGAATCTATGTGGGCCGATGCAAAGAGCATCGGTCTTTTTCTATATCCAGATTTACATGCATAATCCACTCTTCCTCCACCAACACTATGCAAAGATTTCAATACATGCCAAGGAGGATTCAGCCGTGCGTACAATCTGGATCGCAGGTGTGTTGGTGATGTTGGTGGCAGCGGGCTTAAGTGGATACAAGGCTGTCTGGAAGGAAGAGAATGTAGCTGCCGTACAAGAGGAGCAGATAGCTGCACCTGCAGCAAAGGATAAGACGGTCAAAACCAAAGCCAGCTTCCATCCTTCACGAGTCTCTGACAATGATTTAAAAATCATGGCGAATGCTGTTTACGGGGAGTCAAGAGGAGAGCCGTTTGAAGGGCAAGTTGCTGTCGCTGCCGTTATATTGAACCGCGTCAAGAGCCCTACGTTTCCTGATACGCCCTCGGCTGTAATTTTCGAACCACGTGCTTTTACAGCAGTTGCTGATGGTCAAATATGGCTTACACCGAATGAAAGTGCGATGAAAGCAGTGAAGAATGCACTAAACGGCTGGGATCCGACGGGAGGCTGCACGTACTATTTTAATCCGGATACAGCAACATCTGGTTGGATTTGGACCAGGCCGCAGGTGAAAAAGATCGGGAAACATATCTTTTGCAGATAATGGATGCATAATCAAAGGAGGAGTGGCAAGGGATGGTATATGGAGCAACAGCACGTGTGTTATTTCCCGTTGCCCTAGTTGCCTTAATAGGCGCTGGCGTGTGGGGATATCAGGAGCATAATGAGAAGAACTCGGTCTTGATCAAAGCGGAAAACTCATACCAACGGGCTTTCCATGATCTCACTTATCATGTGGACAAGCTGCACGATGAGCTTGGCAAATCGCTGGTGGTCAACTCGCGCAGACAAATGACCCCTATCTTGACGAGTGTTTGGCGCCTTTCCTATGCGGCACAAGCGGATGTCGGACAACTGCCATTGACCTTGATGGCATTTAACAAAACAGAAGAAATGCTGTCGAGGGTCGCGGATTTTTCCTATCGTGTCGCTGTGCGTGACCTCGACAAGCAGCCATTGAGTCAGAGTGAATATAAGACATTAAAGAGCCTTCACACCCAAGCAAAGGAAATCCAGGATGAGCTGCGCAAGGTACAAACCGTCGCGATGGACAAACAATTGAGATGGATGGATGTCGAGACGGCTTTGGCCTCCAATAAAAACAAAGAGGACAATTCCATCATCGATGGATTCCAAACCATTGAGAAAAAAGTGCAGGAATACCCTGATTTAGACTGGGGCGTCGGAATACAGAGTCTCGATAAGAAAAAGCAGCAGCGAATCAAAGGGATCGATGGCAAACCAGCTACAAAAGAGGAAGCAGAGAAGAGTGCTCTATCGTTTCTAGGGTTGAAGCCAGGAGATGCGAAAGTAGAAGTAAACGATAATGGCAAGGGGCAGGAATACTCGGCGTATAGCGTACATGTCACGCCAAACGGGCACAAGACAGGTA
The window above is part of the Brevibacillus brevis NBRC 100599 genome. Proteins encoded here:
- a CDS encoding Glu/Leu/Phe/Val family dehydrogenase, with the protein product MGNQDVVTESTEGKEKQESLNLLHSTQTVIKEALEKLGYQESMFELLKEPLRVLTVRIPVRMDNGEVKVFTGYRAQHNDAVGPTKGGIRFHPEVTEDEVKALSIWMSLKAGIVDLPYGGGKGGIICDPREMSFRELERLSRGYVRAISQLVGPTKDIPAPDVFTNSQIMAWMMDEYSRIREFDSPGFITGKPIALGGSHGRETATAKGVTICIREAAKRRNIDVKGARVVVQGFGNAGSYLAKFMHDAGAKVVGISDAYGALHDPNGLDIDYLLDRRDSFGTVTKLFNNTITNKELLELECDILVPAAIENQITAANAHNIKASIVVEAANGPTTLEATKILTERGILLVPDVLASAGGVTVSYFEWVQNNQGYYWSEEEVEEKLEKVMVRSFENVYSMSQTRRIDMRLSAYMVGARKMAEASRFRGWV
- the prsW gene encoding glutamic-type intramembrane protease PrsW; the protein is MIALIGAAVAPGIAILSYFYLRDSLEPEPISMVIRSFIFGMLLVVPIMVLQYIMQNEWNWRDGIVAEVFQSAVVEEFFKWMVIYFTVYKHFEFDEPYDGIVYAVAVSLGFATLENLFYLIINGTDIAIWRAFLPVSSHALFAVWMGYYLGRAKFSKDAKHERLFLWMSITLPIGLHALYNLIFLAVQNWLVVIVPFMLVLWWQGLKKVQRAHDFGSKNLSSRPQ
- a CDS encoding cell wall hydrolase yields the protein MTNLCGPMQRASVFFYIQIYMHNPLFLHQHYAKISIHAKEDSAVRTIWIAGVLVMLVAAGLSGYKAVWKEENVAAVQEEQIAAPAAKDKTVKTKASFHPSRVSDNDLKIMANAVYGESRGEPFEGQVAVAAVILNRVKSPTFPDTPSAVIFEPRAFTAVADGQIWLTPNESAMKAVKNALNGWDPTGGCTYYFNPDTATSGWIWTRPQVKKIGKHIFCR
- a CDS encoding asparaginase → MSKKILVVNTGGTIAMSVDDSEGVKPLDDQAVNKILPFLEKHADVTMKNVLNLPSPHMTPAIMNQLRLDIEEAFEQDHYDGIVITHGTDTLEETAYFLDLTLSVNVPIVVTGAMRSSNELGADGPVNLISSVRVAADSDSLNKGVIVVFNDEIHAARHVTKTHTSNVATFQSPQYGPIGTIAKKSVQYHHAPLDREHYAITHADANVPLIKAVAGMEPSWLQFLLEQQIDGLVVEAFGLGNLPPAIIPTLQQLLDKGVPIVLVSRCYNGQVQDIYDYEGGGRKLKEMGIIFSNGLNGQKARLKLIVTLQKTRTFKELQLLFDQ
- a CDS encoding PIG-L deacetylase family protein, which translates into the protein MKKKSILFIFAHPDDETFACGISISKYSETKMASTHLLCATKGQAGKAGEPPLCTPEELPHFREQELRDACAILGFDQVDVWEYQDKFLNTVPVDELVTRIHQAIHQIQPEIVVTFAPHGISGHPDHLAISHATTQAVLSLGPETSVRKLYYATRSSDEGFGTMKPPYTDPIESITTIIHAPEYMPKVADALRAHRTQHLSVERVFPGVTKGEHDSVPPNNHYILAWHSLPNYTLQGKEADFFDGLA
- a CDS encoding LysM peptidoglycan-binding domain-containing protein; amino-acid sequence: MNLEHNPLPPRRSRHTRPKASFSFKKWIQPGLYLFGFVFFGLIGFELYRANIPHESAASGSVEVKNAEGKEGRKAITTPQGSKAGEKEPVSVVLTPTPDSNANVTTPPDKAKTIESKPVEPTVKPTTSAQTAAVSPVPAKTSTGTTVSKTNQITSTSPITVVTPGKPASTPPVTKSKIVKHVVKKGETLFMLSRKYYGNNSNVRRIAKYNGLHSEAGLVEGRVVLVPLVQ
- a CDS encoding NAD(P)/FAD-dependent oxidoreductase — translated: MQVEYDTVIVGGGIAGLQTAIQLARCLRRVAVIDMPGGRSTIAKAYRNILGFSEGVSGDFLRHAGKEQAQKYGAILITDEVTKLSTDPSGLFSIGTKSGIHTLTSRTLVLATGMRDPFPAIPSFSDCVGISIFLCPDCDGYETVDKATAIIGAGPHAVSIADELIYYTNRLTVINHAEMQVDTQTVSELSKRGIMYREEKVYALHHTAGQLQEIELSSGERLSVERAFLAFPGAHALTELLRGFSVQIHEKGHIQTNPRTKETDHPNIWAVGDINEHSQQVSIAMGDGTQAAIWIQKRLRELER
- a CDS encoding genetic competence negative regulator — its product is MRVERLGQDKIRIFLTFDDLSERGIEKEDMWRDIPKVHELFNDMMEQAYHELGFEVSGPVAVEVFALPAQGMVVIVTRGKTGSKDGKEEEFEDEDVYELEVTLEESDLIMYAFRDFEHMVEAAHRINALLTNGGAAYFYQGKYHLVLEEVDLDQERYHKLIAILSEYGEATPITIYVLEEYGKVIVADDAVKEICRHFT
- the ypeB gene encoding germination protein YpeB — protein: MVYGATARVLFPVALVALIGAGVWGYQEHNEKNSVLIKAENSYQRAFHDLTYHVDKLHDELGKSLVVNSRRQMTPILTSVWRLSYAAQADVGQLPLTLMAFNKTEEMLSRVADFSYRVAVRDLDKQPLSQSEYKTLKSLHTQAKEIQDELRKVQTVAMDKQLRWMDVETALASNKNKEDNSIIDGFQTIEKKVQEYPDLDWGVGIQSLDKKKQQRIKGIDGKPATKEEAEKSALSFLGLKPGDAKVEVNDNGKGQEYSAYSVHVTPNGHKTGINLDVTKRGGKVVWMMNERGIGEEKLDMKQAEEKGRVFLQNHGFDNMQVSEIDSYDRNALFTFVPVQDGVRIYPDGVVVEIALDNGEVTAYNSTEYLFNHKKRILSKPRLSKEEARKKVNPSVKVTDQRLALIEGKNDGKEVLAWEMTGSFEGNSYMVYINALNGEEEEVVKMETGSGSGQNEGQ